From the genome of Carassius gibelio isolate Cgi1373 ecotype wild population from Czech Republic chromosome B10, carGib1.2-hapl.c, whole genome shotgun sequence, one region includes:
- the slc5a1 gene encoding sodium/glucose cotransporter 1, whose amino-acid sequence MGEEYFGFSWVRNENRKNITIYVNNPADISVIVIYFLVVLAVGVWAMVRTNRSTVGGFFLAGRSMVWWPIGASLFASNIGSGHFVGIAGTGAAAGIAIGGFEWNALVVVIILGWLFVPIYIKAGIVTMPEYLKKRFGGQRIRIYLSVLSLFLYVFTKISADMFAGAIFINQALGLNIYLAVVILLLITALYTVTGGLAAVIYTDTLQTIIMVVGSFILMGFAFTEVGGYENFKERYMTAIPSVVGVNISEECYTPRADSFHIFRDPLNGDLPWPGLIFGLTIQAGWYWCTDQVIVQRCLSAKSLSHVKAGCILCGYLKLLPMFLMVFPGMISRVLYPDEIACVDPKECDYYCGASVGCSNIAYPKLVVDLMPNGLRGLMLSVMLASLMSSLTSIFNSASTLFTMDIYTKIRSKAKEKELMIAGRVFMLFLIGVSIAWIPIVQSAQSGQLFDYIQSITSYLAPPIAAVFTLAIFCKRVNEPGAFYGLCIGLLVGLTRMIAEFAYGTGSCVSPSNCPTIICGVHYLYFALILYTLSLILILVISLMTKPIDDKHLHRLCWSLRNSTEERIDLEEADWTEDQDSDSMQTEEVRSDPSCWKKAYNWFCGFDQGNAPKLTKEQEAELNLKLTDTTEKPLWRNVVNANAVILLTVCVFFHGFFG is encoded by the exons ATGGGTGAAGAATATTTCGGATTCTCTTGGGTTcgcaatgaaaacagaaaaaacatcACCATATATGTTAACAATCCAGCAGACATCTCAGTGATTGTTATATATTTTCTGGTGGTCCTGGCAGTGGGAGTATGG GCAATGGTACGGACCAATCGATCCACAGTAGGAGGTTTTTTCCTTGCTGGCAGGAGTATGGTGTGGTGGCCG ATCGGAGCCTCTCTCTTTGCCAGTAACATCGGAAGTGGGCATTTTGTGGGAATAGCAGGAACTGGAGCTGCTGCTGGGATTGCTATCGGAGGATTTGAGTGGAAT GCTCTTGTTGTAGTGATTATTCTGGGATGGCTCTTCGTGCCCATCTACATTAAGGCTGGG ATCGTGACTATGCCAGAGTACCTGAAGAAACGCTTTGGTGGGCAGCGGATCCGTATCTACCTCTCCGTGCTCTCCTTGTTTCTCTATGTTTTCACCAAAATCTCT GCGGACATGTTTGCAGGAGCCATTTTCATCAACCAGGCTCTGGGACTAAACATTTACCTGGCTGTTGTTATTCTGCTGCTCATTACAGCTCTTTATACAGTAACAG GTGGTCTAGCTGCAGTCATCTACACCGACACACTGCAGACCATCATCATGGTCGTGGGTTCATTCATTCTTATGGGCTTTG CGTTCACTGAGGTGGGAGGCTATGAGAACTTCAAAGAGCGATACATGACTGCGATCCCGTCAGTGGTGGGTGTGAACATCAGTGAAGAGTGCTACACTCCTCGCGCAGACTCCTTCCACATCTTCAGAGACCCCCTCAATGGTGATCTGCCCTGGCCTGGACTGATCTTTGGTCTTACTATCCAGGCCGGCTGGTACTGGTGCACTGACCAG GTGATTGTGCAGCGCTGTCTGTCTGCCAAGAGCCTGTCTCATGTGAAAGCAGGATGCATCCTGTGTGGTTACCTCAAACTTCTGCCCATGTTCCTCATGGTTTTCCCTGGCATGATCAGCAGAGTTCTTTACCCAG atgagATCGCATGTGTGGATCCAAAAGAGTGTGACTACTACTGTGGAGCCAGTGTGGGCTGCAGTAACATTGCTTATCCAAAACTAGTAGTGGATCTGATGCCAAACG gtCTCAGAGGGTTGATGTTGTCCGTCATGCTGGCCTCTCTGATGAGTTCACTCACTTCAATCTTTAACAGTGCCAGCACACTCTTCACTATGGACATTTACACCAAGATTCGCTCCAAAGCCAAGGAAAAGGAACTCATGATTGCGGGgag GGTGTTCATGCTGTTTCTGATCGGCGTGAGTATTGCATGGATCCCTATCGTTCAGTCGGCTCAGAGCGGGCAGCTCTTCGACTACATTCAGTCCATCACCAGTTATCTGGCTCCGCCCATCGCTGCTGTCTTCACCCTCGCCATTTTCTGCAAGCGAGTCAATGAACCA GGTGCTTTCTACGGGTTGTGTATTGGTCTGTTGGTGGGTCTGACACGTATGATAGCTGAGTTTGCCTACGGCACGGGCAGCTGTGTGAGCCCCAGTAACTGTCCTACGATCATCTGTGGTGTGCACTACCTCTATTTCGCCCTCATCCTCTACACCCTGTCCCTTATATTGATACTGGTCATCTCCCTCATGACTAAACCCATTGACGACAAACAT CTGCACAGGCTCTGCTGGAGTTTGAGGAACAGCACTGAAGAGAGGATTGATCTGGAAGAAGCTGACTGGACTGAAGATCAGGATTCAGACTCTATGCAAACAGAAG AGGTGCGCAGCGATCCAAGCTGTTGGAAGAAGGCCTATAACTGGTTCTGCGGTTTTGATCAAGGCAATGCTCCTAAACTGACTAAAGAACAGGAGGCAGAGTTGAATCTGAAGCTCACGGACACCACTGAGAAACCTCTATGGAGAAACGTGGTCAACGCTAACGCTGTTATCCTCCTCACCGTCTGCGTCTTCTTCCATGGTTTCTTTGGCTAA
- the rnf208 gene encoding RING finger protein 208 produces MSCLRRQPVTIPMDTVKIIQSEKFPCECPVPMTQPRFAPPPRVAWDGGGEGEVIVNRACGDLSMEVNGNTVVPPRPLVSPPAPILRREASYLAQRKTSTSDICYHQFHYKMDNVIVNQYVLRSSSTSSSSSSTSSGPVMPCEPLDCPTCGHTYNFAGKRPRILSCLHSVCEECLQILYESCPKYKFISCPTCRRETVLFTDYGLAALAINTSILSRLPPDPAGTVQWGSDGDRSCYQTVRQYCQSACTCQIANPLSSCGIM; encoded by the coding sequence ATGTCCTGCCTGCGGCGCCAACCTGTGACCATCCCCATGGACACTGTCAAGATTATCCAATCAGAGAAGTTCCCTTGTGAGTGTCCAGTCCCCATGACCCAGCCTCGCTTCGCCCCACCTCCCCGCGTCGCTTGGGATGGAGGAGGTGAGGGGGAGGTGATCGTCAACCGAGCATGTGGTGACCTGTCCATGGAGGTCAACGGCAACACCGTGGTTCCACCCAGACCCCTAGTGTCTCCTCCTGCCCCCATCCTCCGGCGGGAAGCAAGTTATCTTGCCCAGCGCAAGACCAGCACATCCGACATCTGCTACCACCAGTTCCACTACAAGATGGACAATGTCATCGTCAACCAGTACGTGCTCCGCTCTTCCTccacctcttcctcctcatcctccacCTCCTCAGGCCCAGTGATGCCGTGTGAACCGCTGGACTGCCCCACCTGTGGACACACCTACAACTTTGCCGGCAAGCGCCCACGCATCCTGTCCTGTTTGCACTCGGTGTGTGAAGAGTGCCTACAGATCTTATATGAGTCCTGTCCTAAGTACAAGTTCATCTCCTGCCCCACTTGCCGCCGTGAGACCGTGCTCTTCACCGACTACGGGTTAGCCGCGCTGGCAATCAACACCAGCATCCTCAGCCGGCTGCCACCTGACCCAGCGGGGACAGTGCAGTGGGGCAGCGACGGGGACCGCAGCTGCTATCAGACAGTGCGCCAATACTGTCAGTCAGCTTGCACTTGCCAAATTGCCAACCCTCTTTCCTCCTGTGGCATCATGTAG